One segment of Polypterus senegalus isolate Bchr_013 chromosome 8, ASM1683550v1, whole genome shotgun sequence DNA contains the following:
- the LOC120534618 gene encoding gastrula zinc finger protein XlCGF9.1-like, with protein MRIHAGDKPYCCFECGEQFSGCSSLQTHIKTHTGENLYCCSECGKQFSGSNYLQKHIKTHIGEKPYCCCECGKKFSQRTNLQSHQRIHTGEKPFCCSACGKKFSQRSHLKSHQRIHTGEKLYCCSKCGKNHLALPFMKRMWQL; from the coding sequence ATGAGAATTCATGCAGGAGATAAGCCATATTGCTGCTTTGAGTGTGGAGAACAATTCTCTGGCTGTAGTTCTCTTCAGACACACATTAAAACTCACACAGGAGAGAAtctttattgctgttctgaatgtggaaaacagttCTCGGGCAGTAATTACCTTCAGAAACACATTAAAACTCACataggagagaagccgtattgctgttgtGAATGTGGCAAAAAGTTTTCACAGAGAACCAATCTTCagagccaccaaagaattcacacaggggagaagccattttgctgttCTGCATGTGGCAAAAAGTTTTCACAGAGAAGCCATCTTAagagccaccaaagaattcacacaggggagaagcTATATTGTTGTTCTAAATGTGGCAAAAA